The following nucleotide sequence is from Nitratidesulfovibrio termitidis HI1.
CATGCCTTGTCCTTGTGGCGTCCCTTGTTGTTGGCTGCTTCAGCGCCCGGTGCCTGGCCGTTGCGCAGGTGGCGGGTATGTTCGCCGAGGAAGGCGGCAAAGGCCACCGCCGCCGGGAACTGATGCCGCCGTGCATGGCGCACGGAGTGGAATTGCCGCGCCGGACGGCAGTCGTCCAGTTGCAGTTCCACCAGTTCGCCCCGGGCGATGCTTTCGGCCACGGCCAGGCGCGAGGTGGCGCTGACCCCAAGGCCCGCGCGCACGTACTGCACCACGGCCTGGGTACTGTCCACCACCAGGGCTACCGGCAACCGCCGCACGTCCATGCCTGCGGCGGCCAGCGCCTCGGCAAAGGTGCGCCGCGTGCCGGACCCGGCCTCGCGCATGATCCACGGCCATTGGGCCAGTTCCTCGACCTGCACGTGGCGCCTGCCGCCCGCCAGTTCCGGCGTGGCCACCACCACCAGTTCATCGTCCACCAGCGGTTCGAACACCAGGTCGGGGTGCTGTTCCACCGCGCCCACCAGGCCCAGCATCAGTTCTCCGTCCGTGACGCGCTGCACGATGTCCGCCGTGTCGCCCACGCGCAGGTGCACGC
It contains:
- a CDS encoding selenium metabolism-associated LysR family transcriptional regulator — encoded protein: MLDFRRLEAFCKVYELRSFSRAGADLFLSQPTISAHVLALEKELGVRLLDRMGRQVLPTPAGEVLYRRASEAFASLAAAEAEIGQLRDEVSGDLVVGGSTIPAHHVLPEIIAGFVRAYPSVRVHLRVGDTADIVQRVTDGELMLGLVGAVEQHPDLVFEPLVDDELVVVATPELAGGRRHVQVEELAQWPWIMREAGSGTRRTFAEALAAAGMDVRRLPVALVVDSTQAVVQYVRAGLGVSATSRLAVAESIARGELVELQLDDCRPARQFHSVRHARRHQFPAAVAFAAFLGEHTRHLRNGQAPGAEAANNKGRHKDKA